Proteins co-encoded in one Coregonus clupeaformis isolate EN_2021a chromosome 17, ASM2061545v1, whole genome shotgun sequence genomic window:
- the LOC121542432 gene encoding zymogen granule membrane protein 16-like: protein MFSILFVTVFLASCLAMPIKEPYSYSSAVGLGTGTPFASSGEGRITAVRVWENNNNNYYYYYYNNNAYINGFQLRYSNTWSPVFGREVGEKQEMELFKDEAIVEVSGKYNPGDYICYLVFTTNTGRTLVAGLPNQVSFNFYPANMGNELRLLSGRFNGAGITSIGAHWGLVYMEEAGNSTSS from the exons ATGTTCTCAATCCTGTTTGTCACAGTCTTCTTGGCCAGCTGCTTGGCAATGC CCATCAAAGAACCGTACTCGTATTCCTCTGCGGTGGGTCTGGGCACTGGCACCCCATTTGCCTCCTCCGGTGAGGGACGCATCACAGCGGTCAGAGTGTgggagaacaacaacaacaactactactactactactacaacaacaacgcCTACATCAACGG GTTCCAGCTGAGATACAGCAACACCTGGTCTCCTGTATTCGGTCGCGAAGTGGGGGAAAAGCAGGAGATGGAGCTGTTTAAGGATGAGGCCATCGTCGAGGTGTCTGGGAAGTACAACCCAGGAGACTACATCTGCTACCTGGTGTTCACCACCAACACGGGGCGCACTCTGGTGGCCGGCCTGCCTAACCAAGTCTCCTTCAACTTCTACCCAGCCAACATGGGCAATGAGCTGAGGCTGCTCAGCGGTCGCTTCAACGGTGCCGGGATCACTTCCATCGGAGCCCACTGGGGATTGGTGTACATGGAAGAGGCTGGAAACAGTACCTCCTCTTaa